The following coding sequences are from one Halomonas sp. HAL1 window:
- a CDS encoding multidrug efflux RND transporter permease subunit: MPQFFIQRPVFAWVVALFIILSGVIAIPKLPVAHYPSVAPPSVTITATYPGATPQTMNDAVLSLIERELSSVKNLLYFESTADASGSASVTATFKPGTNPELAQVDVQNRLKAVEPRLPQAVRQDGLSVESASSSFLMIVGLNSDDGRFDEIALNDYMARNIVEELRRIDGVGRVQLFGAEQAMRIWIDPAKLISFGLSVNDLSTAITEQNAPIVPGSIGASPSVPGQKVTSLLTAQGQLSTPEAFAAIVLRANVDGSKVVLGDVARVELGAQSYGFSNRENGQPATAAAIQLAPGANAVRTAEGVQARLAELNQALPAGMSSSIPFNTAPFVKVSIKKVIHALIEAMVLVFLVMLLFLQNIRYTLIPALVAPIALLGTFTVMLLAGFSINVLTMFGMVLAIGIIVDDAIVVVENVERIMAKEGLSPKDATIKAMKEITGAVVGITLVLTVVFIPMAFSSGSVGVIYQQFALAMVVSILFSAFLALSLTPALCATLLKPIKPGHHDKGGFFGWFNRALTRMTARYESRVGRLVARSGRVMVVFVVIAGVLLLAFRQLPSAFLPEEDQGYFMTSIQLPANATTERTLDVVKAYEEYVMARPAVDGNMSILGFGFSGSGANTALTFTTLKDWGQRDGATAASEVEGVQEAMSQLNEGTVMSMLPPAIDELGTKSGFTMFLQDQRNQGPAALKAAETTLLELAAQSKVVSDVYSDGLPAGASIRLDIDRQKAEALGVSFANISDILSTAMGSSYINDFPNEGRMQQVIMQADASARMQVDDVLKLHVRNSRGGMVSLSEVVTPVWDETPLQMVRYLGYPATSISGSAAKGASTGDAMAEMERLAQQLPPGFAVAWTGQSLQERQSAAQAPMLVALSILAVFLVLAALYESWTIPLSVILVVPLGLLGAVAAMLLRDLPNDVFFKVGMVTVIGLSAKNAILIVEFAKQLREQGKGLMEAAVEAASLRLRPILMTSLAFGLGVVPLMVAFGASAKTQHAIGTGVFGGMVSGTLLVILFVPVFFVFVIGLQERVSGWRTARRPSSLQPDNDIAH; the protein is encoded by the coding sequence ATGCCCCAGTTCTTCATCCAGCGCCCAGTCTTCGCGTGGGTGGTCGCGCTGTTTATCATCCTGTCGGGTGTGATCGCCATCCCTAAGCTGCCGGTCGCTCACTACCCTTCGGTAGCGCCGCCTTCGGTGACCATCACCGCGACGTATCCCGGCGCCACGCCGCAGACCATGAACGACGCCGTGCTCAGCCTCATTGAACGAGAGCTCTCCAGCGTCAAGAACCTGCTGTACTTCGAATCGACCGCCGATGCTTCGGGGTCGGCCTCTGTCACCGCCACCTTCAAGCCTGGGACAAACCCGGAACTGGCACAGGTGGATGTGCAGAATCGGCTCAAGGCCGTCGAACCCCGGTTACCCCAGGCGGTTCGTCAGGATGGGCTGAGCGTAGAGTCAGCGTCATCCAGTTTTCTGATGATTGTGGGCCTGAATTCCGATGATGGGCGCTTTGATGAGATCGCCCTGAACGACTATATGGCGCGCAATATCGTGGAGGAGCTACGCCGCATTGATGGCGTCGGGCGTGTGCAGCTGTTCGGCGCTGAGCAGGCAATGCGCATCTGGATAGACCCTGCAAAGCTGATTTCTTTCGGCTTGTCAGTGAATGATCTCTCGACTGCGATCACAGAGCAGAACGCACCGATTGTGCCGGGCAGCATCGGCGCGTCTCCCTCCGTGCCAGGACAAAAAGTCACCTCGCTATTGACCGCGCAGGGGCAATTGAGCACGCCGGAAGCGTTCGCCGCTATCGTACTTCGCGCTAATGTCGACGGCTCAAAAGTGGTGTTGGGCGATGTGGCGCGCGTCGAGTTGGGCGCCCAATCCTACGGCTTCTCCAATCGTGAGAATGGCCAGCCAGCGACGGCGGCTGCCATACAACTGGCACCCGGTGCCAATGCGGTGCGCACGGCGGAAGGCGTGCAGGCGCGTTTGGCTGAGTTAAACCAGGCGCTGCCTGCGGGCATGAGCTCATCGATCCCCTTTAATACGGCCCCGTTCGTTAAGGTGTCTATCAAGAAGGTCATCCATGCCCTCATCGAGGCGATGGTACTTGTCTTCCTGGTGATGTTGCTGTTTCTACAGAACATCCGTTACACGCTGATTCCCGCACTGGTCGCGCCGATTGCACTGTTGGGAACCTTCACGGTGATGCTGCTGGCAGGTTTCTCAATCAACGTGCTGACGATGTTCGGCATGGTGTTGGCGATTGGCATCATCGTCGATGACGCTATCGTGGTGGTCGAGAATGTTGAGCGCATCATGGCCAAAGAGGGATTGTCGCCAAAGGACGCCACCATCAAGGCGATGAAGGAAATCACTGGCGCGGTGGTGGGGATCACCTTGGTATTGACGGTGGTGTTTATCCCGATGGCTTTCTCGAGTGGCTCGGTCGGGGTGATCTACCAGCAATTCGCGCTGGCGATGGTGGTCTCGATTCTGTTCTCGGCGTTTCTGGCGCTGTCGCTGACGCCAGCGCTATGCGCCACCCTTCTCAAACCCATTAAGCCGGGGCACCACGACAAAGGCGGTTTCTTCGGCTGGTTTAACCGGGCGCTTACCCGTATGACCGCCCGTTACGAATCGCGCGTTGGGAGGCTAGTCGCCCGCAGCGGTCGGGTCATGGTGGTGTTTGTGGTCATCGCGGGTGTGCTGCTGCTCGCCTTCCGCCAGTTGCCTTCGGCTTTTCTGCCGGAAGAGGATCAAGGCTATTTTATGACCAGTATCCAGTTGCCCGCTAATGCGACCACCGAGCGTACCTTGGATGTGGTCAAGGCGTATGAGGAGTACGTCATGGCGCGCCCTGCCGTAGACGGCAATATGTCTATTTTGGGCTTCGGATTCTCGGGATCCGGCGCGAATACGGCACTGACGTTCACCACGCTAAAGGATTGGGGGCAGCGCGACGGTGCCACGGCGGCGAGTGAAGTGGAAGGGGTTCAGGAAGCCATGAGTCAACTGAACGAAGGGACGGTAATGAGTATGTTACCGCCGGCCATTGATGAATTGGGCACCAAGTCCGGCTTTACGATGTTCTTGCAGGATCAACGCAATCAGGGGCCGGCCGCCCTTAAGGCTGCCGAGACGACGCTGCTAGAACTGGCGGCGCAGAGCAAGGTGGTCAGCGACGTCTATTCCGACGGCCTGCCAGCAGGTGCGAGCATTCGTCTTGATATTGATCGTCAAAAGGCCGAAGCGCTCGGGGTGTCGTTCGCCAATATTAGCGACATCCTGTCGACCGCAATGGGGTCGTCTTACATCAACGATTTCCCGAATGAGGGCCGGATGCAGCAGGTGATTATGCAAGCGGATGCGTCGGCACGCATGCAGGTCGACGACGTGCTCAAGCTGCATGTGCGAAATAGCAGGGGTGGCATGGTGTCCCTGTCAGAGGTGGTGACTCCGGTGTGGGACGAAACACCGCTACAAATGGTGCGCTACCTGGGCTATCCCGCCACCAGCATTTCCGGCAGTGCGGCGAAGGGGGCTTCCACTGGTGACGCCATGGCTGAAATGGAGCGTCTGGCGCAGCAACTTCCGCCCGGTTTCGCCGTGGCCTGGACGGGGCAGTCCCTTCAGGAACGCCAGTCGGCAGCCCAGGCGCCAATGCTGGTGGCGCTATCCATCCTGGCGGTGTTCCTGGTGTTAGCCGCGCTCTACGAGAGCTGGACGATTCCGCTGTCGGTCATCCTGGTTGTGCCGCTGGGGTTGCTGGGTGCGGTGGCCGCCATGTTGCTGCGTGACCTGCCGAACGATGTTTTCTTCAAAGTCGGTATGGTCACCGTGATCGGACTGTCGGCGAAAAACGCGATCCTGATCGTTGAGTTCGCAAAACAGTTGCGTGAGCAAGGTAAAGGGCTGATGGAGGCCGCGGTGGAAGCCGCCAGCCTGCGCCTGCGCCCGATTCTGATGACCTCACTCGCTTTCGGCTTGGGAGTGGTGCCATTGATGGTTGCGTTTGGCGCCAGTGCCAAAACCCAGCATGCGATAGGCACGGGCGTTTTCGGCGGCATGGTTAGCGGAACGCTTCTGGTGATTCTCTTCGTCCCGGTGTTCTTCGTTTTCGTGATAGGTCTTCAGGAGCGCGTTAGTGGCTGGCGTACGGCTCGTCGCCCCTCATCATTACAACCCGATAACGATATAGCGCATTAA
- a CDS encoding ATP-binding protein, producing MKLIGLSRTIALTMAAMAFGITLLVVVTSYVFYFITFHFWQGSINEPNMFPSGLEWAWLVSTTLVGLAFAVIVGVHLARRILVPLNSVTESMRRVAQGDLDARATTGDRSLGEAAVLANDFNALADQLQRMSKEMTFWNAAIAHELRTPVTILRGRLQGLAEGVFPPEQPQFQSLLTQIDGMAQLIEDLRAVSLAESGHLNLEIKECDLSAEIESVVEFCKHALNASKHYPTLDLQSGTAYCDPFRIRQALLALLENARQHASPGTLIIQTRQNDGWCVLRVSDAGPGIPQEDAAHIFTAFRHARDAENGMPGDKRGSGLGLAVVAAIARAHRGEARCYPSDEGGSCFELRWPTPSHMA from the coding sequence ATGAAGCTCATTGGGCTAAGCCGCACCATCGCGTTAACAATGGCAGCGATGGCGTTTGGCATCACACTGTTAGTCGTGGTGACCTCTTATGTGTTCTATTTCATTACCTTCCATTTTTGGCAGGGGTCGATTAACGAACCCAACATGTTCCCGTCGGGGCTAGAGTGGGCTTGGCTCGTTAGCACAACGTTGGTTGGGCTGGCGTTCGCCGTGATAGTGGGCGTTCACTTGGCACGTCGCATTCTGGTACCCCTAAACTCCGTCACAGAAAGCATGCGTCGCGTCGCGCAAGGCGACCTGGACGCACGCGCCACAACGGGTGATCGCTCTTTAGGCGAGGCCGCCGTGTTAGCCAACGACTTCAATGCGCTAGCAGACCAATTACAGCGTATGTCCAAGGAAATGACGTTCTGGAATGCCGCTATTGCCCATGAGCTGCGTACGCCGGTCACTATTTTACGCGGACGTCTGCAAGGCTTGGCAGAAGGCGTCTTCCCTCCTGAACAACCCCAGTTTCAAAGTCTCCTTACCCAAATCGACGGCATGGCACAACTGATTGAAGACCTTCGCGCCGTGAGCTTGGCCGAAAGCGGTCATCTGAATCTTGAGATCAAGGAATGTGATCTTTCTGCTGAAATTGAATCCGTCGTTGAGTTTTGTAAGCATGCCCTAAATGCATCAAAACATTATCCAACCCTTGATCTGCAGTCTGGCACTGCGTATTGCGACCCCTTCCGTATACGTCAGGCATTGCTTGCGTTGCTGGAAAACGCTCGCCAGCATGCATCCCCAGGGACACTCATCATCCAAACGCGCCAGAACGACGGCTGGTGTGTTTTGCGTGTTAGCGATGCTGGCCCAGGCATACCGCAGGAAGATGCCGCTCATATTTTCACGGCATTCCGCCATGCGCGGGACGCCGAAAATGGTATGCCAGGAGACAAGCGAGGAAGTGGGCTCGGATTGGCGGTAGTCGCGGCGATTGCGAGAGCCCACCGTGGCGAGGCCAGATGTTACCCCTCTGATGAGGGTGGCTCTTGTTTTGAGTTGCGCTGGCCTACTCCATCACATATGGCGTGA
- a CDS encoding sulfite exporter TauE/SafE family protein has protein sequence MYSVLLLCGGVAGVTTVLFGFGGGFVVVPLLYTLLIAVHGSDSGIGQAAMHIAVATSTALMIFAASLSTWRHHQRQTVPWHLVRPLVGYIAVGAVLGAAAAVSLSGEWVRWAFIGYLALTIADAILRPGFLHQSGSDVRPMGRGVTAMTGTLIGAVAALLGVGGSVMTVPLMRRRGASMTAGTAMANPLSLPMAVSGTATYVLLSANHPALGDWYAGYVDLRALLVLAVGSWLGIRLASTWIGRIPDRIHARVYLLLLTMVLVVMVVMH, from the coding sequence GTGTATAGCGTATTGCTTCTTTGTGGCGGGGTGGCGGGAGTGACCACCGTATTGTTCGGTTTCGGTGGCGGGTTCGTGGTGGTTCCCTTGCTGTATACCCTGCTGATTGCCGTCCATGGGTCGGATAGTGGTATTGGCCAAGCGGCCATGCATATCGCGGTGGCTACCTCGACGGCGTTGATGATATTTGCTGCTTCCCTGTCCACGTGGCGCCACCACCAACGGCAGACTGTGCCATGGCACTTGGTGCGTCCGCTGGTGGGCTATATCGCCGTGGGCGCTGTGCTGGGCGCAGCGGCGGCCGTGTCGTTAAGTGGCGAGTGGGTGCGCTGGGCGTTCATTGGTTATTTAGCCCTCACGATTGCGGATGCCATTTTGCGGCCCGGTTTTCTGCATCAGTCAGGGAGTGATGTGCGTCCTATGGGGCGTGGAGTAACGGCGATGACGGGGACATTGATTGGTGCGGTGGCCGCCCTGCTGGGCGTTGGCGGCAGCGTGATGACCGTACCGCTTATGCGTCGGAGAGGCGCGAGCATGACGGCAGGCACTGCCATGGCCAATCCGTTGTCGTTGCCCATGGCGGTGAGTGGCACCGCGACGTATGTGTTGCTGTCGGCAAATCACCCAGCGTTGGGGGACTGGTATGCCGGTTATGTGGATCTGCGCGCCTTGTTGGTACTCGCAGTGGGCTCATGGCTCGGTATTCGCCTAGCGTCGACCTGGATCGGGCGCATCCCTGACCGTATTCATGCCAGGGTGTACTTGCTATTGCTGACCATGGTGCTGGTGGTGATGGTCGTCATGCATTAA
- a CDS encoding LysR family transcriptional regulator — protein sequence MRDINMNGKEIAELIAFMEVARSQSFRRAALRLGMSPSAVSHTIRSLETRLGVRVLSRTTRSVSLTQAGERLLQRVEPAIMDIRQAVHESAAFQASPQGTIRINLPRIAAQLVLMPQLHAFLEHYPDINVDLVIDDTLTDIVSQGFDAGIRSGERLQQDMVARQLTLALDMAVVGSPSYFARRPPPEVPADLHDHVCINYRWSASNALYAWTFQEDDRCFDLQVRHVLTINDTSLIATAVLEGTGLAYLPENHLQAHFDSGELVRVLSSWMPSIPGFYLYYPHREHMSSALRAFVDFMTGPMSQPPHSQPL from the coding sequence ATGAGAGACATCAATATGAATGGAAAGGAGATTGCCGAGCTCATCGCGTTCATGGAGGTGGCCAGATCGCAGAGTTTCCGTCGTGCTGCGTTACGCCTGGGAATGTCGCCATCGGCAGTGAGTCACACCATCCGCTCGCTGGAGACGCGTCTGGGCGTACGAGTCTTGAGTCGAACCACCCGTAGCGTATCGCTCACTCAGGCGGGTGAACGTCTACTACAGCGTGTGGAGCCAGCCATCATGGACATCCGGCAGGCCGTTCATGAGTCGGCAGCGTTTCAGGCCTCACCGCAAGGCACGATCAGGATCAATTTGCCCCGCATCGCAGCACAGCTGGTGCTAATGCCACAACTTCATGCCTTCCTGGAGCACTATCCTGATATCAATGTAGATCTCGTCATCGATGACACACTGACCGATATCGTCTCGCAAGGCTTCGACGCGGGTATTCGCTCGGGCGAGCGCTTGCAACAGGATATGGTCGCCAGACAACTGACGCTGGCCCTTGATATGGCCGTAGTGGGTTCACCAAGCTACTTTGCTCGGCGCCCGCCACCGGAAGTGCCGGCCGATCTTCACGACCACGTCTGCATCAACTACCGCTGGAGCGCCTCGAATGCCTTGTACGCTTGGACTTTTCAGGAGGACGATAGATGTTTCGATCTACAGGTGCGCCACGTATTGACCATCAATGACACCAGCCTGATTGCCACGGCGGTTCTGGAAGGCACCGGACTCGCCTATTTGCCCGAGAATCACCTGCAAGCCCATTTTGACAGCGGTGAGTTGGTGCGAGTCCTGTCCTCATGGATGCCATCGATCCCAGGGTTCTATCTCTACTATCCTCATCGCGAGCACATGTCCAGCGCGTTGAGAGCCTTCGTCGACTTCATGACAGGGCCTATGAGCCAGCCACCACACTCACAACCTCTATAA
- a CDS encoding multidrug effflux MFS transporter, translating to MTQSKTPFIVVLSLALTMMLGPFSMDTYLPAFPVIGESLGVSQQAVSLSVSVYVFAMALGQLIGGALSDRFGRQRVLMSGLAIFALSSVVIGVADSLNMLLGGRAVQALGAGFTLVSVPALVRDRVAGRDAAKLFSMMGFIMVLAPGIAPSVGSAILALGSWHTIFFALAVYALLLVPLLVRVIFTGTGKVSRAKSPKMSLLARYKLVLSTKPALPFIVWQAASFSTLMMFITYASFIYQGHFGQSPSAFSMLFAANIVAMLIFNILNRAMLSRLSSLRILQLATGCQAVGVVLLVMAAFMDWPMYAFLPPMMLTIGSIGAISPNIQACFLEFFPTSGGTAAALLGAAQFGVAGLLSALSAMVPHTLETVILAMAACGSVAYLMLARSIIKGRAAVEAL from the coding sequence ATGACCCAATCTAAAACGCCCTTCATTGTGGTACTGAGCTTGGCATTGACCATGATGCTGGGCCCGTTTTCCATGGACACGTACCTGCCGGCTTTTCCGGTTATCGGCGAATCGCTGGGGGTTTCTCAGCAGGCGGTATCGTTGAGTGTTTCGGTGTATGTATTCGCGATGGCGTTGGGGCAGTTAATCGGCGGTGCGCTTTCAGACCGCTTCGGGCGCCAGCGTGTTTTGATGAGCGGGCTGGCGATTTTTGCGCTTTCAAGCGTTGTTATTGGTGTGGCGGATTCTTTAAACATGCTACTCGGCGGGCGGGCCGTTCAAGCCCTTGGTGCCGGTTTTACTCTGGTATCTGTACCGGCGCTGGTACGCGACCGAGTGGCGGGCCGCGACGCCGCGAAACTGTTTTCGATGATGGGCTTTATCATGGTGCTGGCACCTGGCATTGCTCCGAGCGTAGGCAGCGCGATTCTGGCGCTGGGTTCCTGGCACACTATCTTTTTCGCCTTGGCGGTATACGCGTTATTGCTGGTGCCGTTGTTGGTGCGGGTGATCTTTACCGGTACGGGCAAGGTGTCTCGAGCGAAAAGCCCTAAGATGAGCCTGCTGGCGCGTTACAAACTGGTACTGTCGACCAAGCCGGCCCTGCCGTTCATCGTTTGGCAGGCCGCTTCTTTTTCTACCCTGATGATGTTCATCACCTATGCGTCATTTATCTATCAGGGGCATTTCGGCCAGTCGCCTTCGGCCTTTTCGATGCTGTTTGCGGCGAATATCGTCGCTATGCTTATCTTCAATATTCTCAATCGGGCGATGCTTTCCAGGCTGTCTTCGCTGCGTATCCTGCAGTTGGCAACGGGCTGTCAGGCAGTTGGCGTAGTATTGCTGGTGATGGCTGCCTTTATGGATTGGCCGATGTATGCCTTCCTGCCCCCCATGATGCTGACCATCGGCTCGATAGGGGCGATCTCGCCGAATATTCAGGCCTGTTTTTTGGAGTTTTTTCCCACCAGTGGCGGGACGGCCGCAGCGCTTCTGGGCGCAGCCCAGTTCGGTGTCGCCGGGCTGCTGAGCGCATTGTCCGCCATGGTGCCGCATACGCTTGAAACGGTCATTCTGGCCATGGCCGCCTGTGGCTCAGTAGCGTATCTGATGCTTGCCCGCTCTATCATCAAAGGGCGTGCCGCTGTCGAGGCGCTCTAG
- a CDS encoding response regulator, translated as MSTTHQSPSSYSGQQALVLIAEDEPEIADILQAYLKRAGLRTIYAEDGRKALDMHMSMKPDLVLLDVKMPKMDGWQVLSEVRHRGKTPVIMLTAMDQDIDKLMGLRFGADDYVVKPFNPAEVVARIQAVLRRTMADASHQPRVLRVPPFEIDLEQHEAFVQVGGDSHSLALTLTEFRLLTHLARAPKKVCTRAELLAACLPEGEALERTVDSHISKLRKKLEDVDVRGIPVGIRGVGYRLWGTE; from the coding sequence ATGTCCACGACTCATCAGTCGCCAAGTTCTTATTCTGGCCAGCAAGCACTGGTTCTCATCGCCGAAGACGAGCCTGAGATCGCTGATATTCTGCAGGCTTATCTGAAACGGGCGGGGCTCCGAACCATCTACGCAGAAGATGGACGCAAAGCATTGGACATGCATATGTCGATGAAACCCGATCTCGTCTTACTTGATGTAAAGATGCCTAAAATGGATGGCTGGCAGGTGCTGTCAGAGGTTCGCCACCGTGGTAAGACACCCGTCATCATGTTGACCGCGATGGATCAGGATATCGATAAACTCATGGGTTTACGTTTTGGTGCCGACGACTACGTCGTCAAGCCGTTTAACCCTGCCGAGGTCGTCGCACGCATTCAGGCAGTGTTAAGACGCACCATGGCTGATGCAAGCCACCAACCCCGTGTCCTCCGGGTGCCGCCCTTTGAGATCGACCTTGAACAACACGAAGCCTTTGTTCAGGTAGGAGGAGACTCGCACAGCCTTGCGTTAACGCTCACTGAATTCAGATTGTTGACGCACCTTGCACGCGCGCCCAAAAAAGTTTGCACCCGCGCAGAGTTGTTGGCCGCCTGCCTACCCGAGGGCGAGGCGCTTGAGCGCACTGTCGACAGCCATATCAGCAAGCTGCGTAAAAAACTGGAAGATGTCGATGTGAGAGGCATACCCGTTGGCATACGCGGCGTTGGGTACCGGCTATGGGGAACAGAATGA
- a CDS encoding NAD(P)-dependent alcohol dehydrogenase: protein MMKEIRRWEMDAIGRGRLKMATREKPRPAAGEVLVRVAAVSLNYRDKMVIESGRGLSLTYPFTPGSDMAGTIVELGEQVDGFDEGDRVISVFTPDWIDGRRPGNARTPAYRTLGGFYPGVLSEYVAIPAAWVVHAPRSLNDLQASTLPCAGLTAWFALVERSGVKAGDRVLIPGTGGVALFGLLIAKMSGAEVIVATQPSKGERVLALGADHWVDRSRDDWMEAVYALTDNEGVDHVLDVVGGDNLGVSVQLAAVGGHVCQIGALAGFDIASPAMPLMLKDVTIHGIGTGSRRALERFVRAVDQARLEPVIDARYSLAELPQALDHLDQRPFGKIVIDVHDD from the coding sequence ATGATGAAAGAGATAAGGCGTTGGGAGATGGACGCGATCGGTCGTGGAAGACTGAAAATGGCCACCCGCGAGAAGCCGCGTCCCGCGGCGGGGGAGGTGCTGGTCAGGGTGGCAGCCGTCTCGCTCAACTACCGCGACAAGATGGTAATCGAAAGCGGCAGAGGACTGTCGTTGACTTACCCCTTCACTCCCGGTTCCGACATGGCTGGCACCATCGTCGAACTGGGGGAGCAAGTGGATGGGTTTGACGAAGGAGATCGTGTCATCTCCGTGTTCACGCCTGACTGGATCGATGGACGTCGACCTGGTAACGCGCGAACACCGGCTTACCGCACCTTGGGAGGTTTCTATCCCGGTGTGCTGAGCGAATACGTTGCCATTCCTGCCGCATGGGTGGTTCATGCGCCGCGCTCTCTGAATGATCTCCAGGCAAGTACATTGCCCTGCGCTGGACTCACCGCCTGGTTCGCGCTCGTCGAGAGATCCGGTGTCAAAGCTGGCGATCGGGTGCTGATTCCGGGGACAGGCGGGGTGGCGCTATTCGGTTTGCTCATTGCGAAGATGAGCGGGGCAGAGGTGATCGTTGCCACCCAACCGTCTAAAGGCGAGCGAGTGCTGGCGCTGGGTGCTGATCACTGGGTGGATCGTTCCCGCGACGACTGGATGGAAGCCGTGTACGCGCTGACTGACAATGAGGGCGTGGATCACGTGCTCGACGTGGTCGGTGGCGATAATCTCGGCGTTTCAGTCCAACTGGCCGCCGTCGGTGGGCACGTATGCCAGATCGGGGCGTTGGCAGGATTCGATATCGCATCCCCGGCCATGCCTTTGATGCTAAAGGACGTCACGATTCACGGTATTGGCACAGGCAGTCGACGAGCGCTGGAACGCTTCGTGCGGGCGGTAGATCAAGCTCGGCTTGAGCCGGTCATTGATGCACGTTATTCCCTCGCCGAGCTGCCTCAGGCACTGGATCATCTGGATCAAAGGCCATTTGGCAAGATCGTGATCGACGTGCATGACGATTGA
- a CDS encoding efflux RND transporter periplasmic adaptor subunit, whose protein sequence is MTIRHIYRNGGFCALLLIVLTACGSVEQEVAPPPARVTVVTLEPVKLELTEDLSARVVPFQMAEIHPQVSGIVQRRLFEQGTDVSAGQPLFEINPAPFRAEVETAEAALQKAESELAHARAQSARLEPLVRAQSVSRQAYDDTVSKSQQAAADVAQARATLSRRRLDLEFSTVVSPIAGRIDQALVTEGALVASSDSTPMARVQQIDKVYVDVRRSASALESLQDAMAAQPSLDNGLPVTILGSNGTPYDVTGRILFSGINVDTSTGDLLLRVLVDNPHRRLLPGMFVRARVPYARYDDALTVPQQSVVRIGGKPYVWLIGADDKAVMVSVELGELANGNYRVQTGVTEGQKVVVEGIERLTDGIDVSATDWKMPMPLNASAASSH, encoded by the coding sequence ATGACGATCCGACATATCTATCGAAATGGTGGCTTCTGTGCCTTGCTGCTAATCGTGCTAACTGCTTGCGGTTCAGTTGAGCAAGAAGTAGCGCCGCCTCCTGCTCGAGTGACGGTTGTTACCTTGGAACCCGTTAAATTGGAGCTGACTGAAGACTTGTCGGCCCGGGTCGTTCCTTTTCAAATGGCGGAAATTCATCCGCAGGTCAGCGGGATTGTTCAACGTCGCCTGTTCGAACAGGGAACCGACGTGAGTGCGGGGCAGCCATTATTCGAAATCAACCCAGCGCCGTTTCGAGCGGAAGTAGAAACAGCAGAAGCCGCTTTGCAGAAAGCCGAATCCGAACTCGCTCATGCCCGTGCGCAGTCAGCCCGGTTGGAGCCGCTTGTCCGGGCACAGTCGGTGAGCCGTCAGGCCTACGATGACACCGTCTCCAAAAGTCAGCAGGCCGCTGCTGATGTGGCCCAAGCGCGTGCCACGCTGTCGCGCCGCCGCCTTGACCTGGAATTCTCCACGGTGGTGTCCCCCATTGCAGGCCGAATTGATCAGGCGTTGGTAACGGAGGGAGCGCTGGTGGCCAGCAGCGATAGCACGCCCATGGCCCGTGTTCAGCAGATCGATAAGGTCTATGTCGACGTTCGGCGCTCGGCTTCCGCGCTCGAATCGCTTCAAGATGCGATGGCGGCGCAACCCTCCCTCGACAATGGCTTACCGGTCACCATCCTGGGCAGCAACGGTACACCCTACGATGTCACCGGACGCATTCTTTTTTCGGGAATCAATGTGGACACCAGCACGGGTGACCTTTTGCTGCGAGTTCTCGTAGACAATCCCCATCGACGCCTGCTGCCCGGCATGTTTGTGCGTGCCCGCGTGCCGTATGCACGCTATGACGATGCGTTGACGGTACCGCAACAGTCTGTGGTACGCATTGGCGGTAAGCCCTACGTTTGGTTGATTGGTGCTGACGACAAGGCGGTGATGGTTTCAGTGGAGCTTGGTGAATTGGCGAACGGCAATTATCGGGTGCAAACAGGAGTGACAGAGGGGCAGAAAGTCGTCGTCGAGGGTATAGAGCGACTGACTGATGGTATCGACGTCAGCGCGACTGATTGGAAGATGCCTATGCCACTCAACGCCTCAGCGGCATCCTCTCACTAA